aaaaaaaattttggatttttggattttttattttttttttttgggggttattTGGAACTTCCttagttgttgctataaataacaTAATTGTAACAATTTTATCAAATGACTGTAGGGAAAAGCCAagacacttttctgtggtacaacatagatcttactttccaattttatgtgtattttaaggtatctctaccagGTAAGGAGTTTTTggttggacttagaaaaacaaaagacttaccatgattactaaacaacacaaaaattaaaattcaatttgCAAAACAGGtggctagagtaaagaaatttgctatgacaggcatatattgtgacattctggcactcttgttatgtTTAATTGAGTATGTGCAATTTGATATTCACTACATCAAAAAGCCTGTCTGCTTGGCTCGATGTGGCTAGAGCAGATCTGTGGATTTAGGGATATTGAGAAAAATTGGAGTTTGCAAGCTTTACGCCAAGTACTGAAACACACCAAACACTGATTCCAGCACTCTGTGTTCTCAGTGActatttgatagaagacattgtctgaaatcattcatccttcaTCTTTGATTCACTTGGAGAAGTTATCCAAGAAGTCAAGCAAACCAaaatataagaaaagaaaaaaagctttggacCACAAGAATTGCTTGAGTCAATTTCTGTGCTCAAGCCATTGATAATTTCACTTTACTTCtgagatattttctttttctagttgACTGCATTGAAACGACCTCTGGTTGTGACCCATGACCTATTCACAAACTCAGTTGTAGACATTTCTTGGTAagttcagttttatttacaaattcaaGTTAAGTTTTTATGATCGAGTAGCTAAATCTGTCGACCTAGGTTTTAACCAACAATGTAATCATGCATGTATTTTTAATATGGATGAAAGTCAGATTTGACTGTTTGACCTTAAAGATGTCTTGCCAAGAAGTTCATTGTCTATAGTTAGTTATTGGCAGGTATGAGTGGGTTCATTTGAGGAACTGCTACTTGGTTGTAAATATTATGGTTTTGCTTTGAAGTACATCTAGCTGCATTGAAGGTCTTTGTACTGATCAGTAAAATCTGCCAATATAATGCATCTTACAGGGCGAGTAGCGGTACAGAATTGCTGTGTTGTTCCTGTGATGGGACGGTGGCCTACATCAAGTTTAAACAAGAGGAGATTGGTACACCCATGGGTAAATCTGACGTGGTAAGATAATTGCATGACATTTCACGGCTCTAACCAGGGTAATGATTAAGAAAAACAGAGAGAGAAAACGTGTAGTCTGTAAAGTGTAATTCTTAAGATGAAttgtcttatttatttttgtgtgacACATTTTGTACAATTTAGGAACGATCTTACAATACAGGTTTAATCTTCCTGATTGGCGTAAATTGTCagctaaaaatgattattatattCTTTACTTgcaagataaaataagaaaatgctgAATTAAAACATACCTTGTCTGATTTTGCAGTATGGCCCTATTGCAACAGAGGAAATATCTCTTGTATCCTATTTCAGAATCGCCTGCTTGAGAAGATATACGGTAAAACAATCACCAAGAGTAACATCAATAGTTCAGCCAGTCAGATCATAGAATCTGCCGATATACTtaaactacaacaacaacaactaaaagCGATGAACAGCTTCCCAAAGAAAAGTCACGTCTGGTTCTAACACACTCTTATTCGACTACGCCATCACCATCACAGTCTTTCTAAAAAGGCGATGATATCAGCAATTCACCATTAAGGTATGATTTAATCATCTGCTCgcccatccagctggcttacggaaggtagatggttctacccaggtgcccgctcgtgatgaaataatatacggaggggcacctagggtcttcctccaccattaaagctggaaagtcgccatatgacctatcatgtgtcggtgcgacgttaaatccaacaaaaaaaagaaaatgttttgccaATTTTtagtcaagtttttatttttatccaaaattttTACCTGTTGTGTGGTGTTTTGTTAAACGGCGGCCTGGATTGTTTAGTAGAGAGAGCTGTTGACTTACTTTTAACTGAGAAATCAGTGGATACGAAGTTTTAAAAATCATTGTGTTGACAGATGATAATTACCACGTTGCAATTCAAGGAGAAAACACACTGATTAGTTGTTAGTAAAATTGATGTgatattaaacataatattttgaacTCATTAATTTATGTCAATTTCAATGTTGCATCCACCTATAAAAGTGAATCCCAGAATGCATTGCAATTTTGgaagaaatgcaaaaaaatatggTTTCACAGTATTTACACCTTTCTTACATTAGAATTAAACTGTTGTCAGTTTTTCCAGTATAATGCTACTCCATTTGAATGTTGTTACAATTATTTCAGCCAACAGACAAACAGATAGAAACAAAGACAGCAGATGGTCGGAGAAGGATTACGCCAATATTCTTGCCGGTACAACCTGATGTAGGGTAGGTACTGGTTCATCGTTTGCTTTCTCTCGATGAGTTTCCAGTTCATTAAGGAACTGACATAGATTTATATGATCCGTCCATTGAAAACCAACATGTGGTAGGGCGATTCAGCATGGACCAGACACAGCCTAGCGCATACCGCCAGTCCCTGGCAGGCATCCATGCTGTCGCTTTTTAAAGTCTAATTgggaattggagaaaccgttagcgaacagcatgatcctgaccagacctgCGCGATAGCGTAGgcctgtctggatccatgctggtcgcaaaggcccactatgttggttttcccatggcacgctCATATGTCCCTGTTCTGATTGGGCCGCCATGATAGAGTTGTTAAGACTGCTGACTTTTAGACCATTTGCCCCTCGCCATTGTTGGTTCAGATCCCTGCTTGAAATGTAGAATTCTCCATTTGAGAAAGCTGTCGGAAAATTCAcagatggttctacccagatggCTGCCAATTCCAAAATAATGCTCAAGAGAGGCACCTGGGGCTTTCCTCCAATACTCTGAGCTGGAATGTTGCTGCATGACCTAATTTGTGTTGGTGTGTTTTAAAGGCAAATAAAACATCAGAAGTGTTTAGTTCTTACACATAAGTCAGTAAGTTTGTTTGTCTGTTGGGACAGTGATTACATGGAGCCTCTGTGACGGGGGACAGTGATTACATGGAGCCTCTGTGACTGGAGCATTACTGTCACAGAGTTCTAAAATTATTTGCCTCTCACCTCTTTGGTTCAGGTCCAGGTCTTGCCCAGGATGCCGTGTGAGCAAGACATCCAGCTGGTTTGTGGAAGATCAGTGGCTCTGCCCAAATAacatactgcaaaatcatttaatttcgtgggcatggaattttgtggttttgatcaaaacggcaatttcatggggatatgaattcgtggatttcaacttttgaatataaattgaatgggaattttacttgttcgatgggattaaatttcgtggattgacttaaccacgaaatccatgaaaagtagtcccccacgaatattaatgatttcacagtaggtgCCCACTGTTGCTTAAAATAATGCCTAGAGTGTCACTTAGTGTTTTCTTTTACCATTGAAGCTGGAAAATAGCCATTTGGCCTTAGCtacataattatgatttaaaatataacaaaacaaatcattaTATATTTTCAGGGAAGGACCAGCTCCATTTACCAACAACAGTCTGATAAATTTTGAGACATGTAAGTCCGGTACCACTATACAGGTGGAGAAACAGGACAAGGTCACCCACAGTGGTCTCCTCTCACCTCCCCCTCTTCAGGGCAACTCCCCACAGGCTAAACCCTGGGGGGCTGAGACTACGCCAAAATCATCGTCATCATCAAAATCACCCGCAGGGGAGAACAAAACCATAGACTCTGTTGTACAGGTAACTTAATGTTTACTCTGTCTAAATAgttaatacaataaaaaaagatCCATTGATAATATAAATAACTTGAAAATTAGATTTATTTGCTGTATTCTTAGTGTTCTTACTAATGCTGTGCATCTTTGCTCTCCATTCTTAAGATATGATGATATCttagatgattttatttttgctaattACAGCAGGTTACAAGTATTCAGTaaattatttctgttctaatATGTCTGctgataatttatgtaaaatagtaCTGTGAAACTGCTAACATCAGTGGCTCAAGCTGCCAGTCCGAACTTGTTTTTGGGTCCACAGTCATTTTCATCACATTTTTTCTGTCATGAATTGCTCAAAATCCTTGGATGAACTGGGTATTTTGCTCATTTCATTGTAGATGAAGTTTGTATCTTTTTCTGCATAAGCCTTAAAGTAAATGTGATTtatagaattaagaaatataatatgagCTTCTATTTCTACAGCCATTAGCTGCACTGGACAACAAGCAGGATAAACCATCAAGTAGCAAACTTACTGATACACCAAAATCATCCGACAAACATCCAGCCAGTCATACAAACaggtaatatatttattatatctcCAGATACAAAATATATCGTGACTCTATTTAAGCCAGATATGTCCATCTGTTGGTCTGTCAATCTGTCTGTAATTCGTGTCTGCTGCATGTCTTCTTGACGGGTGGGAAAATTTTAGTAAAACTTGCATCAAGTATAAACCTcgtcaagacaatgtgcaaagtGCACAACCAATGTCactaagtccaaggtcaaggtcacacttggatgtCGGTGGTCAAATAGCTTCAGTTCATGtacactctgtatcttctaatcCATTTTGAAGATGTTCATAGAACTATCATCAATAGTTCACCCCATCAACAGGATGTGCAGAGCACCTGACCCAAATCACTaggttcaagatcaaggtcatccTTGGAGGTTAATAATTAAATAGCTCAAGTTCATGTCCATTCCAAGCTTCTAAGCTACTGGAATGAATTTCATAAAGTTAGCTTCAGTTATTGACCGCATCCTGACAACTTGTAttgtgcacaacccaggtcactaggttcaaggtcaaggtcacacatgaaggtcaaaggtcatatcacaaTATTGTACCTTGCCTGTATAAAAATAGTACTAATAACTATTAGTAGTAATTCTAGTTTTGGACTAAAgtcaaaacttaaagaaaattcaaaaaaattatttctgcTGTCATAATTAAATCTTTGGACCACGGGCAATAGTATcaactattgactggcaagtaATTCGATAAATGTACACTATATCAAGTATAGAAAGTGGTAAACAAGTAATTATATATCATAATCTTTCTAAAATATGTGAAATAAGTGTACTTCTGTTTCAGTGAAAAAGTCAAGACTTCGTTGTCACTGAAGAGGAAACATGACAAAGATGAAGGGCCAAAGAAAAGGGGTCGTCCCAGATTAATCGATAAAGAACAGAGTAAACGAACTCCCTCTAATACACCGGTTGTGTCATCTGTAAGTATATACACAATACTGAgaattattaacctttagcatgctggcagcaagtgattttgcctttgtgaccagtgcagaccaagatcagcctgcacatctgtgcagtctgatcatggtctgcactgtttgctattcagtcagtaaattttcagtgaaattcGCTTTAAAAAATAAGtgatactgccaaaattgaataatggaccattccattttagaaatatagcagggtaagggttaatagtaAAGTGGAAGTTGCAAAGTAAGGCAGGGTTTAGGGTAAACCATTAAAAACCTCGTTTGCCACAGAAAAGTACTGGGTTTTCTGATCATTGGTAGCAGGgtcaaatattattattataaatattaaatattatttatttatctaatattcatatattatatatatattattaaaatattataatatataaatattttttatatattttaattttattttatataattatgattttttttatatatatattttatatatatattatatattgttattatattataaattatttatattattttatattataatttaatattatttttatataattatatttttattaataatatatatatatcccagGTTGAACTAAACACCCTTATATCACTATGAAGAATCCTGCCCCGAAAAAAACCCTTGAGGCTGACTGTACAGAGAATCATTGTTTTACTGGACCTCCGCCTCTCTAATGAAACCCTTGCGGCTGAACTTGTACAGGAGATCATTGTTTACTGGACCTCCTGGCCTCTAATGAAACCCTTGAGGCTTACTTGTACAGGAGATCATTGTTTACTGGACCTCCTGGCCTCTAATGAAACCCTTGAGGCTGACTGTACAGGAGATCATTGTTTACTGGACCTCCAGGCCTCTAATGAAACCCTTGAGGCTGACTTGTACAGGAGATCATTGTTTACTGGACCTCCAGGCCTCTAATGAAACCCTTGAGGCTGACTTGTACAGTAGAATCATTGTTTACTGGACCTCCAGGCCTCTAATGAAACCCTTGAGGCTGACTTGTACAGGAGATCATTGTTTACTGGACCTCCAGGCCTCTGATGAAACCCTTGAGGCTGACTTGTACAGGAGATCATTGTTTACTGGACCTCCAGGCCTCTAATGAAACCCTTGAGGCTGACTTGTACAGGAGATCATTGTTTACTGGACCTCCAGGCCTCTAATGAAACCCTTGAGGCTGACTTGTACAGTAGAATCATTGTTTACTGGACCTCCAGGCCTCTAATGAAACCCTTGAGGCTGACTTGTACAGGAGATCATTGTTTACTGGACCTCCTGGCCTCTAATGAAACCTTTGAGGCTGACTTGTAACAGGAGATCATTGTTACTGGACCTCCAGCCCTAAGAAACCCTTGAGGCTGACTTGACAGTAGAATGATTGTTTTTACTGGACCTCAGCCCCTAATGAACCCTTGAGCTGACTTGATGAAACAGAGGTTTGGCTGTGGGAGGTTGCActgtataacaataataaaagcaACTCTACAGAAGAGGGTATTTTTTTGCTAGGTTTTTTGTTGGGGATAGTCGTGTCTTAGTAGCCGCATTAGCAGTGTTAAGAATTTGCTGAACGCCAGAGTTTTGTTTCAGGGCATGATGCAGAttaatattcatgactatttttaacctttagcctgctaaatttctaaaatggactggtccatcattcaatttgtgcagtaccatatattattcaaaggggtgttcactgaaagtttactggactgaatagcgaacagtgcagaccagtccgtgcaggctgaccatggtctgtactggtggcaaaggcagaaccacttgcctccagcaggctaaaggttaattagcACATGGCATTATTAGtgaatatacatacatgtacaagtaCATGGGACTGAAGCGATACCATAAGTAtcatttttaagtcaaattttgttGTCTCAGAAGTAAAATGCAATGGTTctgttgaatttgaaataatgaGTTTCAGTTGTAGTGCTTAtcatttgtttgatatttcttgCAGCATCATATCGCAGAAAAGGAAAGTGTGCGTTATGTTCCGTCAACTTCTGATCTCATGTTACGTGTGCCAAATATAGAGAAGCATCATACAGTACAGGTATAAGGAAATATCTCTTTACACCAAAGGCAGTATATTTGCTGATTAGCCTAATAAACTAATTATGAATTCTCAAGGTTGCTAACCTTTTATCACTTACCACTCATTGCTTGAGATTTAAAACCCAGATGAGATGCAGATGTTTTACGCCTGTTGCTCTGTGGGAGGTCGATACTTGTACCAGATTGAAATATTGTCTGGATGAACACTTGAGGTCTATCTCTGCCATAAAAGTCATATGAAACTTAGTTCTGGAGTCATATGAGCTTTTGTGTCACAGCACCCTGAAAACTAATTTCTTCATTCTTTTTATGATGAATGACTTAGACTGAAGAAAATCTGGGTCTAACAATAAAATGTCACTTCGACTTCAAAAACGTTACGTCATGCATACATAGCTTTACGGTTAATAGAGAAGATCTACCTCGTCCATGAGGTAATGCAATAAAGAAATCCCACCCATTTTAACTTCGTAGGTCTTCGTTTATTAAGGTATATCCACATATTGTGAGATGTACATATTGATTTTCTCAGATTCTTGATGGGTCAGGAGATGGTGGATTTACCTTGGAAATAAAGAACAATATCCAGACTGGTACCACAGTATTACACAAGTTACAATGTATACAAGGTGGTAACACAGTCTGGGAGCAGATACTGGCATCACAAATTATAGCCGTTGCAGGTTCAAGGTAAGTATATgaatatttatgttattaacCTAATATGAATTTGAGCACTACATATCTGACAGGAAACACAATATGTAAGgtcatattttgtaacttttcatGAAAGCTTTCAGTTCTTTTTGTGTAAAAGGACCCTTGCAAGGGAATTAAGGGAATATTGGAAATTGTTGGTAAGATTGAAAACTGGAAATGTAGTAAAAAGAGTTCATAGACGAAAATACTGTTGGTTTGATATTCCAGTAGctataaaacaaaagataaaaccttgacttaatgttttgtaaaaatagGTTGAGCAACAATAGTAGAATTAATACCCTCAGTTTCTCAGTGTGAAAAAACGTTGATTTCAAACATGTAATGTATGGATTGTTTTCTATCATCGTTTAACAGTTTATGGCAGAAAGTTTTACAAAGAATTGTCCTGTACACTATACTGTGTTTATTTCAGGAACACATCATGTGCAGCCTGTGTAGATTGTTCTCTATCATTGTTTAACAGTATAGGGCAGAAAGTTTTACCAAGTATTGTTTTGAATTCTAAAATCTCAGTCCTAGATGTAAATGGACATTATGTAATGGCAATTTCTTCAAAAGGCAGCTTATATGTGTGGTAAGTTTTTATTATCTCAAAGAATGGTTGAAACACTGTTCAGTGGATGCAGGAACAATGGTAAGCTGACTgctgttacattactgaaatagtgcattgaaaaagagattgaaactaaacattttaacaaaacagtTCTTTAATTAACTGCATTATAACAACAATAAACTTCTCTGTTGAATCTTTTAGgtatattataattttataattagctttaacccgcctgcttagctcataGGAAGAGCGTCCGGTCTACAGGATCGCAGGGTCGCAGTTTGCTCCTCGGGCGGGCGTGGTGTACCCGTGACaattgataaacaacattgtgtctgaaatcattattcctccacctctgatcatgtGGGaagttgcagttacttgcggagaacaggtttgtactggtacaaaaagaaaatccaggaacactgtttaggttacctgcccgccgttgtataactgaaatactgttgaaaacggcgttaaacccaaagcaaacaaacaaaataattagcttTACAAGGAAAAATAGAAGATATGTAACTTTCTGAAGGCTTCCAGGAAAACAATTGTGAAAATTTAGTCATAAAAGTCTATCTAGCAATTTGCCTTCATATGCCTTGGGGTCACTTTATCTCAtctttgaaattaaatgtcaaGTATTTGTCAACCATAGTGATTTGTCAAGTGCAAAACTTGTCTCTTTTCTCAATTCTCACCAGTGAGAGGCGAGATAATGATCATACTtcagttatttttcattttgtaattccATGTGTTGTGTCTTCTTGCAGGAACACTCAGAGTTTATCATGTGTTGTGAAAAATGAACAGTTATCCTCGATAATGAAATGTAAGTAAATGAAAGGTAACTGTCAATACAAAATCAGTGAAACAGTTTTTCTTTCGCGTCTATATGGCAACATTTAATCGTAGTTAACTTTGACAGCCAATTATGTGTTTTTCTTTCCGcgaatttttgcatattttactgaCACTGGTCTTTGACTTAGAGAATTATAACAATTTCTATTCTAACACAGCCAGGTTTGTTTTCCTATTGAACAAAGAAGACTGATAGTGTGAGATTATTGTGCGACAAAATGTCATATTGTTATGTTATGTTAGAGTACAATATCATAGCATCAAATGTCATAGTGGCCCGCAGGTAAAGAAAGGCAAacaaaactggcaaatatttgatggatgtcaTTGAGGATGATGATAGCAATCCTTAATATCTTGTTAGAATCTGAATAATACAtatcaaacagtgattttatcttgaaaaagaTCATTTTCTTCCAGATGTGAGTTATTATATCACTTGGCCAGTGTCCTCATGATAtgattccttcacatctgaattTCAATTAATGCTTTAAATCAACTACAAAATCATGGCCGAGTGGTTgtagtcgctgacttcaaatcacttacccctcactgatgtgggttcgagcctcactccgggtgttgaattcttcatgtggggaagccatccaacagaaggtcagtgattctacccACATGCCcccccgtgatgaaataatgcacggaggggcacctgggtcttcctccaccatcaaagctggaatgtcgccatatgacctgaattgtgtcggtgcaacgttaaaaacccaacaaaacaaacaaacaactacaAAATCACAGTTTGGGTATAAGGTACTGAATTGTTTGATGGTGCATTTTCAGCTGATGAGGATGTATTAAAGGCATTTGTGACAAGTGAAGGTATTCCTGTGGTTACATTATCCACTAACAAATCCTACTCCTTCAATCCACAGCTGGCTTGCTGGTATGTTATCTTTAGTTTCTTTTGATAGATTTAATCTTGTTAGTCCATGTTAGAAATGACTGTTCAGGCCTATTTTATCCCATTATGCCATGTAAGAAATGACTATTCTGGCAGATTTTATCCTGTTATTCCTTGCTAGAAATTCATACCAATTTTATCATGTTATCCCATGTAAGAAATGACTATTCTGGCAGATTTTATCCTGTTATTCCTTGTTagaaattcagaccaattttatCATGTTATGCCATGTAAGAAATGACTATTCTGGCGGATTTTATCCTGTTGTTCCTTGTTAGAAATTCAGACCAGTTTTATAATGTTATTCCATGTTAGAAATGACTATACAGGCCTATTTTATCTAGAAATTCAGACCAGTTTTATCCTGTTATGCCATGTTAAATGTGACTATTCAGACTGCTTTTGACTGTTGCAATATTATTGATATATTGTGCAAAGGACTGTTGCAATACTATTGGTATTGCAAGACACTGTAGTAACACTTCTGTTATTGTTTATTACAATTAACTTAAATAGTATCACTACAATTTTTACAATAAGTTTGTGTTTCATTTCTTGCCAAACTTTCTTTAACTTAATTGTGTTTTGCAGGTTGTTGATAAATGACAGAAATGATAAAGTTCACAGATGTTCTGCACATTATCACAGTAAACCCAGGATCAGTACCTCTATATCAGGGACCCTTACATCATTACAAATATCTCAGGATAAGTAAGTCATCAGAATTTTAACTTAACCACAACATTTTTGCATGGACAGTACTCACCTCTGGCCTAAATTCATCATTTTACACTTTTGCTTGGTGTTATACATGGAAATATATTTTCCCCACAGAAACAGCTAGATGTTTTATACATACTTCCTCTAAATCATACGATAAataaaattgagccgcgccattagaaaaccaacatagtgggtttgtgaccagcatggatccagaccagcctgcgcatccgcacagtctggtcagtatccatgctgtttgctttcaaagcctattacaattagagaaaccattagccaacagcatgaatcctgaccagactgcgcagatgcacaggctggtctggatccatgctagtcgcaaagccattatgttggttttcccatggcgcggctcaattatgaataAAGTTGCCTCCATGGTTGAGTGGCTTCTTTTGCCCCTCACTACTGTGGGTTTAGAACCTCACTTGGGGCATGTAATTCTTTCATGCATGAAGCCATGTGGCTTATTTGTAGAAAATCTGTTGTTATGCCAAtaccaaaaataatttcatgtgtagcacctggggtcttcctctaccattaaaagcTTGTAAAGTTGCCATAAAATCTAAATTTTGCTTTTATAGCTTAAAACAGAAAACAAGTAAATGAATAGTTATATAGATACACTtctatgcaataaaatattttgtgttttgttattagAGCTCAGGGTACATCTCGGGGAGTGATGCAGACAGGGCCTGAAATACGACAGTTATCCACATTAAACCATCTAGAAACTCAACTCCATACATGTATACATCTGAAGTCCGCCACAGAATACAAGTTCTGGTTACAAACCTATGTTAGATATCTCGTTCAAGAAGGTATATGTACTTTGGCTGTCAGCCTGTCAATCAGATCTGATATTTCTATTTTGGAAAAGGTTGAAGACCTGCAATATTTCTTAACAGTGATTGGGGAAAATCTATAAACTTATTTTAATACTAGTATTTCGAGTTAGGCTTCTTAAAAAAGGAGTACTGGATCTGTAGTTAAAAAACTGATATTGAAGATAAGTTTAAAAATCCACACAGCTGGTTGGTTCTTCCTGATTTAACCAGTTGCAGAGTCATGCTCTGAGACTTGTCTACAAACTCAGATTTATAAACATTGTATCTGTGTATCATATATTGAGGCAAGGTCAGTGTTTTGCATATTTTAACAGTTGAAATGGTATCAAAGGAGCTTCAGTTGCCAAGTGGTTAAGATTGTTGAATATTTTAGTGACCTGTCCCACAGTGCTGTGGTACCTTGTT
The genomic region above belongs to Mercenaria mercenaria strain notata chromosome 12, MADL_Memer_1, whole genome shotgun sequence and contains:
- the LOC123534788 gene encoding protein HIRA-like, with the translated sequence MRLLKPAWVNHKDGKPIFSIDIHPDGSRFATGGQGDDTGKIIIWNMAPVRDEKAEKNEGVPKILCEMDNHLACVNSVRWSTSGRYLASGGDDKLVMIWHITKIGVGGTVFGSDSKIVESWRPAHTLRGHAGDVLGLAWSPGDVWLATCSIDNTIIVWNAEKFPEQVSVLKGHTGLVKGVTWDPVGKYLASQSDDKSLRVWRTRDWQQEAMVTEPFKECGGTTHVLRCDWSPDGHYVVSAHAMNNSGPTAQIVERDGWKTSLDFVGHRKAITVVRFNPGILFKKFKKDVQKPQQYTCCAIGSRDRSLSIWLTALKRPLVVTHDLFTNSVVDISWASSGTELLCCSCDGTVAYIKFKQEEIGTPMGKSDVNRLLEKIYGKTITKSNINSSASQIIESADILKLQQQQLKAMNSFPKKSHPTDKQIETKTADGRRRITPIFLPVQPDVGEGPAPFTNNSLINFETCKSGTTIQVEKQDKVTHSGLLSPPPLQGNSPQAKPWGAETTPKSSSSSKSPAGENKTIDSVVQPLAALDNKQDKPSSSKLTDTPKSSDKHPASHTNSEKVKTSLSLKRKHDKDEGPKKRGRPRLIDKEQSKRTPSNTPVVSSHHIAEKESVRYVPSTSDLMLRVPNIEKHHTVQILDGSGDGGFTLEIKNNIQTGTTVLHKLQCIQGGNTVWEQILASQIIAVAGSRNTSCAACVDCSLSLFNSIGQKVLPSIVLNSKISVLDVNGHYVMAISSKGSLYVWNTQSLSCVVKNEQLSSIMKSDEDVLKAFVTSEGIPVVTLSTNKSYSFNPQLACWLLINDRNDKVHRCSAHYHSKPRISTSISGTLTSLQISQDKAQGTSRGVMQTGPEIRQLSTLNHLETQLHTCIHLKSATEYKFWLQTYVRYLVQEGIEVRLREVCSDLLGPVYQSKGKNSWQQTVLGFNKRELLKELLPLFSENLKALQRLYTEFQEQLEIAETG